In Pseudostreptobacillus hongkongensis, the genomic stretch AAATCTTTAGGGACATTCCCTAAAGCTGCTACATATAAAATTATAGGTTGTCCAACACTTGTGGTAATTAATATTGCTATAATTGCAAATATAGCAGTTTTAGGATTACCAAGCCAGTCAATATTTGAATTAGTAATATGTGTAGTGTTTAAAACATAATTTAATATCCCATATTTAGGATGATAAATCCAGTTCCATACAACAGTTACTGAAACTACTGATGAAATTGCTGGAATATAGAAAATACCTCTAAAGAATGATCTAATAAAAGCATTTTTTTCATATATATTAATTGCAACAAATATTGAAAAAGCAACAACTATTGGAACAGCAATTGCTGTTATTAATACTGTATTTATAGTTGATTTAATAAATATACCGTCTTTAAACAAATCTACATAATGTTTTAATCCAACAAAGCTTGTATTCCGTCCTCTAAACTTAAACATAGAAAGATATACACCCTTAATCATAGGATATAAAACGAAGCTCGTAAAAAATACCATTACTGGTAAAATAAATAAATATCCACTATAATCAATTTTTTTAAAATTAATTTTTTTAATAGATTTCAGCATCTTTTCACCTCATTTTTTAATGAGGTAGGGAGGATTTCCCTACCTCAGTTTTAACTATTTTGCATCTTGTATTGTTTTATCTGCATCTTGAACGAATTTATCTAATCCATCTTTAGCTGTTGCTTGACCGTTTAATACTGATTGAACCATATTGAACCATAATGGTCTCATTTGAGCAAATCCATCTATAGTATTGTAGTAAGGTCCGAAGAAATCACTTAATGTTTCTAAGTATTTAGATTCTTCATCAGTATATAATCCTGTAACACCATATGGTGAGAAGTTACCAGTTGCTTTTAATGATCTTTCTCCCCATGTAGGATCGTTAGTTAAGAAGTCAACGAATTTTTTAGCTGCTGCTGCTTTTGCTGGATCTCCATTATCAAATACAGCTGATCCTGCTAATAAGAATTCATATTTAGCTTGTCCACTATTATTAGGGAATGCAACGAATACTGGATCTAATGTTCCTTCTTCTATAGCTTTAGTATCATTTCCTTTTAATCCTGAAGAATAAAGAATTGTTCCTGCTGCTTTTCCACTTCTGAATGCTTCTAAAGCATCTTTAGCTTCTGCTGCAACACCTTGTCCTAATAATCCTTTGTCGTAAGCACCTTTAATCCATTCTAATCCTTTAACACCATTTTCATCATTTATAGTGTATTTAGTTATACCTTCATCTGTAATCCAGCTATTGTATAAGTTAGAAACAAATGCTCTTGGCCCTTGGTCTCCTGCTTGTGATTTAGTATAGAATAATATTGGATCTATACTTCCATCTTTTTCTTTAACTGCAGTTAAGAATTTTTCAAATTCTTCTACTGTCCAGTTTCTTCCTGGTTTATTTAAAGGTAATAAATCAGTTACACCTAATTTATCTGTAACTTTTTTATTAAATGCCATTAAGAATGGAGTTATTCCTAAAGGTTTTAAGTAAACTTTACCTTCAAAGCTTGAAGCTTCTAATACTTTTTTAGTTAATTTATCTTTGTTAGGTAAATCAGCATCATCAAATGAAACTAACAATCCTTTTTTAGCCCAGTCAATTATACGTCCTGGAGCATCAATTATAACATCTGGAGTTGCTTTTGATTGAATTGCAGTTTCAATTTTAGCTGGTCCATCTGTAAAGTCTATTTTTTGATATTCAACTTTAATATCAGGGTTAGCTGCTTCAAATGCTGATATTAATGCTTTATCATAGTCTTCAGCTGTTTTAAATTCTGAATCCTTAGTAAAGTTAGGGAATGACCAATAAGTAATAGTCACAGGCCCTTCTGTTTTAGCTTCTTGTTTACCACCACAAGAAATTGCTGTTAATGCTATTGCAGCTATTGCTACAAATGCTCTGAAAATATTTTTTTTCATAAATTCCTCCTAAAATTTAATTTTATTTAACAAAATTTATTTATTAATTCTTCAATTTTTGTATTTAAGTCTTTACATAATTTAATATGTTCTTCTGTTTCAACAGGTAACATAGGTCCTCTTACTTGACCATTTTTTATTCCTCTTAACTCTAACATATATTTAGTAACTCCATATAAAGATGGTCCACTTAATAAGCCTTTAATAACTTCATTTACTTCATTTTGAAGTACTCTTGCTTCTTCAATTTTCCCT encodes the following:
- a CDS encoding carbohydrate ABC transporter permease, yielding MFKFRGRNTSFVGLKHYVDLFKDGIFIKSTINTVLITAIAVPIVVAFSIFVAINIYEKNAFIRSFFRGIFYIPAISSVVSVTVVWNWIYHPKYGILNYVLNTTHITNSNIDWLGNPKTAIFAIIAILITTSVGQPIILYVAALGNVPKDLIEASKIDGATDHKAFTQIIWPLIKPTTLYIVVVTTINSFQIFALIQLLTSGGPNYSTSTIMYLVYQKAIIESRFGVSSAMGVLLAIIIGIISVLQFKFLSYDAD
- a CDS encoding ABC transporter substrate-binding protein produces the protein MKKNIFRAFVAIAAIALTAISCGGKQEAKTEGPVTITYWSFPNFTKDSEFKTAEDYDKALISAFEAANPDIKVEYQKIDFTDGPAKIETAIQSKATPDVIIDAPGRIIDWAKKGLLVSFDDADLPNKDKLTKKVLEASSFEGKVYLKPLGITPFLMAFNKKVTDKLGVTDLLPLNKPGRNWTVEEFEKFLTAVKEKDGSIDPILFYTKSQAGDQGPRAFVSNLYNSWITDEGITKYTINDENGVKGLEWIKGAYDKGLLGQGVAAEAKDALEAFRSGKAAGTILYSSGLKGNDTKAIEEGTLDPVFVAFPNNSGQAKYEFLLAGSAVFDNGDPAKAAAAKKFVDFLTNDPTWGERSLKATGNFSPYGVTGLYTDEESKYLETLSDFFGPYYNTIDGFAQMRPLWFNMVQSVLNGQATAKDGLDKFVQDADKTIQDAK